One window of the Gopherus flavomarginatus isolate rGopFla2 chromosome 1 unlocalized genomic scaffold, rGopFla2.mat.asm SUPER_1_unloc_3, whole genome shotgun sequence genome contains the following:
- the LOC127040845 gene encoding olfactory receptor 52N4-like has product MYIIAVLGNLTILFIMTIELSLHGTMYYFLCMLAVTNLFLPISILPKTLSIFWFNSREIDFSAFLALVYFIHCFLVIESGIFVAMAVDRYVAICHPLRDSTILTNPVVAKIGLAMVLLGAMLILPYPFLASWRPYCRTNIIPHTHCEHKAAVKLACTDTRVSSYYGLFVLFCVKAFYIPHLFSSLMHWYGHNVALRLHVLIANMYLLLSPVLNPIIYGARTEQISKWLLRLFTHKGT; this is encoded by the exons ATGTACATCATAGCTGTCTTGGGGAACTTGACCATCCTGTTCATCATGACAATAGAGCTGAGCCTCCATGGgaccatgtactatttcctctgcatgctggctgtcaccAACCTGTTTCTGCCAATATCCATCCTGCCCAAAACACtcagcatcttctggttcaattccagggagatcgaTTTCAGCGCCTTCCTTGCCCTggtgtacttcattcactgcttcttaGTGATAGAGTCTGGGATCTTTGTGGCCATGGCTGTTGATCGCTACGTGGCCATCTGCCACCCGctgagagattccaccatcctgacaaacCCTGTGGTGGCCAAGATCGGGCTTGCCATGGTGCTGCTTGGTGCCATGCTCATACTGCCTTATCCCTTCCTGGCGAGCTGGCGGCCATACTGTAGAACCAACATAATCCCCCACACGCACTGCGAGCACAAGGCTGCGGTGAAGCTGGCCTGCACTGACACCCGTGTCAGTAGTTACTATGGCCTCTTTGTGCTATTCTGTGTGAAGG CCTTCTACATTCCACATCTCTTCTCCTCTCTCATGCACTGGTATGGCCACAATGTAGCCCTGCGTCTCCATGTTCTCATTGCCAACATGTACCTCCTGCTTTCCCCCgtgctaaaccccatcatctacggggCGAGGACCGAACAGATCTCGAAATGGCTGCTCCGACTCTTTACTCATAAAGGGACCTAA